The Deinococcus deserti VCD115 region TGGGGTGGCGGTAGTTCCAGTCCGCGCCCAGGGCATTGGCCACCATCTGGATGATTTCCCAGTCGGGCTTGCTGTCGCCCAGGGGATCAAGCGCCTTGTACAGACGCTGGATGCGGCGCTCGGTGTTGGTGAAGGTGCCGTCCTTCTCCAGGCTGGGGCTGGCGGGCAGCACCACGTCGGCGAACTGAGCCGTGCGCGTGAAGAAGATGTCCTGCACCACGAAGAAGTCCAGTTTCTCGAAGGCCTCGTCCACGTAGTTGACGTTGGAGTCCACAATGGCCATTTCCTCGCCCTTGAGGTACATCACGCGCAGGGTGCCGTCGTGAACGGCGTGCACCATTTCGTGGTTGTCCAGACCCTTGGTGGTCGGAAGCGGCGCGCCCCACTTCGCTTCGAATTTTGCACGGACCTCGGGATCGTCGACCTTCTGGTAGCCGCCGACGAACGCAGGCATCGCGCCCATGTCCGAAGCGCCCTGCACATTGTTGTGGCCGCGCAGTGGGTAGGAACCGGCGCCGGGGCGCATGTAGTTGCCGGTGACCAGCAGCAGGTTGCTGATGGCGGTGGAGGTTTCACTGCCGCCGCACTGCTGGGTCACGCCCATGGCCCACATGATGCAGGTGCCGTCGGCCTGCACGATTTCCTGGGCGATCTGCCGCAGGGTGGCTTCCGGAATGCCGGTGACCTCCTCGGCGTAGGCCAGCGTGTAGCGTTCGATGCTCTGACGGTACTCGTCGAGATCATTGACCCACTGGCTGATGAAGGCCTTGTCTTCCAGGCCCTCGTCCAGAATGAACTTCGTGACTGCCGTGAGCCACACGAAGTCGGTGGCGGGCTTGGGCTGCACGAACAGGTCAGCGCGCTGGGCCATCTCGTGCTCGCGCAGGTCAGCGACGATCAGGCGTTGACCGCGCAGCTTGTGGGCACGTTTGACGCGGGTGGCCAGAACCGGGTGTGACTCGGCGGTGTTGGTGCCGATTCCGATCACCAGACCAGCCTGCTCCAGATCAGTGATGCTGCCGCTGTCACCGCCGTAGCCGACAGTGCGCCACAATCCCATGGTGGCCGGCGACTGGCAGTAACGCGAGCAGTTGTCCACGTTGTTGGTCCCGATCACGGCGCGGGCCAGTTTCTGCATCAGCCATGAATCCTCGTTGGTGCACTTCGAGGAAGCGATGAAGGCCAGGGCGTCAGGTCCGTACTTCTCCCGGGTCTCGGTGAACTTGCGGGCAATCAGGGAGAGGGCCTCTTCCCAGCTGGCTGGCCGGAACCGGTCACCTTCACGGATCAGCGGCGTGGTAAGGCGCTCGTCGCTGTTGATGTGATCCCACGAGAACTTGCCTTTGATGCAGGTGGACACGCCATTGGCCGGGCCGTGCGTCGGCTCGATCTTGAGGATGTGGCGCTCCTTGGTCCAGACCTCGAAGCTGCAGCCCACGCCGCAATACGTGCAGACCGTCTTGGTGCGCTCGATGCTCTGGTCGCGTATTGCTGCCTCGGTGTCGGACAGGGTCAGGATCGGTCCGTAGCCGATGCTGGGTTCGGCGGCTTTCACGAAGTCCACGGCCTGCTGAAACACCGGCAGGGGCATATCCGTCATCAGCCCAGCCTCGCCCAGCATGGAGGTTTCCATCAGGGCATTACAGGGGCACACTGTCACGCAGTGACCGCAGCTTACACAGCTCGACTCGTTGATCGGCCGCCCGCCGTCCCACAGCACCCTGGGATGCGGATCTTCCCAGTTGATGGTGAGGGTCTCGTTGACCTGCAGGTTCTGGCAGGCCTCAACGCAGCGGCCGCACAGAATGCACTGATCCGGATCGTACCGGTAAAACGGGTTGGTTTCGTCTTTCAGGTACGGCTTGGGATGGTAGGGCGTGACCTGATGCTGCACCTTCATCAGGGCAGTTGTGTTGTGCACAACGCAATTGCCGTTGTTGTTGTCGCAGACCGTGCAGTACAATAGGTGGTTGCCCAGGATCTTGTCGAAGGCCGTTGCACGTGCCTGCCGGGCTTCCGTCGTCTCGGTGGATACCCGCATGCCAGCAGTCACCTTCGTGCCGCAGGCACGGGTCAACTCACCGTTCACGTTAATGATGCAGGTATCGCAGGTCTGGATCGGCCCCAGCTGAGGGTGATAACAGACCTGAGGCAGCTCGACGCCTGAACGGTTCAGGACATCGATCAAGGGTTCGCCGGCACGGGCGGCGTATGGGGTTGAGTTAATAAGTACTTCGGTATCAGACGATTTCAAAGCCAGCCTCCCGGAACGCGTTGTTTTGTGGAGCCAGTCTAAGCGACTGTCTCCATGTCAAACGAAAAGCGTACCCCGTAAGTTACATCGTTTCTTTAAGGAACTGCACTTGGGGGTCGGGCTGACAATTCGAACGGTCATCCGATCGCCAAA contains the following coding sequences:
- the fdhF gene encoding formate dehydrogenase subunit alpha — encoded protein: MKSSDTEVLINSTPYAARAGEPLIDVLNRSGVELPQVCYHPQLGPIQTCDTCIINVNGELTRACGTKVTAGMRVSTETTEARQARATAFDKILGNHLLYCTVCDNNNGNCVVHNTTALMKVQHQVTPYHPKPYLKDETNPFYRYDPDQCILCGRCVEACQNLQVNETLTINWEDPHPRVLWDGGRPINESSCVSCGHCVTVCPCNALMETSMLGEAGLMTDMPLPVFQQAVDFVKAAEPSIGYGPILTLSDTEAAIRDQSIERTKTVCTYCGVGCSFEVWTKERHILKIEPTHGPANGVSTCIKGKFSWDHINSDERLTTPLIREGDRFRPASWEEALSLIARKFTETREKYGPDALAFIASSKCTNEDSWLMQKLARAVIGTNNVDNCSRYCQSPATMGLWRTVGYGGDSGSITDLEQAGLVIGIGTNTAESHPVLATRVKRAHKLRGQRLIVADLREHEMAQRADLFVQPKPATDFVWLTAVTKFILDEGLEDKAFISQWVNDLDEYRQSIERYTLAYAEEVTGIPEATLRQIAQEIVQADGTCIMWAMGVTQQCGGSETSTAISNLLLVTGNYMRPGAGSYPLRGHNNVQGASDMGAMPAFVGGYQKVDDPEVRAKFEAKWGAPLPTTKGLDNHEMVHAVHDGTLRVMYLKGEEMAIVDSNVNYVDEAFEKLDFFVVQDIFFTRTAQFADVVLPASPSLEKDGTFTNTERRIQRLYKALDPLGDSKPDWEIIQMVANALGADWNYRHPSEIMDEIASLVPLYAGVNYERLEGFKSLQWPVLPDGSDTPLLFTEGFPFPDGKARLYPAEFIPPLEVATAEYDLHFNNGRMLEHFHEGNMTFKSPGVSSKVPGTFVEVSPELAAERGLESGRFVRLVSRHGAIRVPVVVTSRVQGKQLYMPMNTQDAHQAVNRLTGSHTDLSTHTPAYKDTAVRMEILPEMGDHPLPRSNHRYGKPTPQRGVEVERKWLRSDYLFPGTQPDRAVVAQKTAPDMVGGDD